GCATGTTAGATCTTCCAACAAACGGCTCGACGATGCGCCTCAATCTTGAGCGAAGCCCGGTCGCGACAATCAGGCCGGCGCCAACCGTCCTCACAACGAAAAAAGGCCCGCATCGCGAGATGCAGGCCTTCTCTGGATTGGTGCCCAGGGACAGAATCGAACTGCCGACACGAGGATTTTCAGTCCTCTGCTCTACCAACTGAGCTACCTGGGCTTGGCGTTGGCGATGCGGCACATCGGTTGTGCCGCGAAGCCGCGTATTTAAGCGGGATTGTCGGCGATCGTCAACCCTGCGGCGGGACATAGTCGCGCGGTGGCGCGCTGCCCTCGCCGAAGAAGAAGGCCTCCATCTGCTCCTCGAGGAAATGCCGCGCCCGCGGATCCATCGGAGAGAGCCGATGCTCGTTGATCAGCATCGTCTGGTGACGCAGCCAGGCGGTCCAGGCCTCCTTCGAGACCTGCGCATAGATACGCTGGCCGAGG
This portion of the Thioflavicoccus mobilis 8321 genome encodes:
- a CDS encoding oxidative damage protection protein, which produces MTRMVQCIKLGREAEGLDRPPYPGDLGQRIYAQVSKEAWTAWLRHQTMLINEHRLSPMDPRARHFLEEQMEAFFFGEGSAPPRDYVPPQG